A genomic region of Mus musculus strain C57BL/6J chromosome 7, GRCm38.p6 C57BL/6J contains the following coding sequences:
- the Erf gene encoding ETS domain-containing transcription factor ERF isoform X1 — MLCPMRKAGFAFPDWAYKPESSPGSRQIQLWHFILELLRKEEYQGVIAWQGDYGEFVIKDPDEVARLWGVRKCKPQMNYDKLSRALRYYYNKRILHKTKGKRFTYKFNFNKLVLVNYPFIDMGLAGGAVPQSAPPVPSGGSHFRFPPSTPSEVLSPTEDPRSPPACSSSSSSLFSAVVARRLGRGSVSDCSDGTSELEEPLGEDPRARPPGPPELGAFRGPPLARLPHDPGVFRVYPRPRGGPEPLSPFPVSPLAGPGSLLPPQLSPALPMTPTHLAYTPSPTLSPMYPSGGGGPSGSGGGSHFSFSPEDMKRYLQAHTQSVYNYHLSPRAFLHYPGLVVPQPQRPDKCPLPPMAPETPPVPSSASSSSSSSSSPFKFKLQPPPLGRRQRAAGEKALGGTDKSSGGSGSGGLAEGAGAVAPPPPPPQIKVEPISEGESEEVEVTDISDEDEEDGEVFKTPRAPPAPPKPEPGEAPGVAQCMPLKLRFKRRWSEDCRLEGGGCLSGGPEDEGEDKKVRGDVGPGESGGPLTPRRVSSDLQHATAQLSLEHRDS; from the exons ATGCTGTGTCCGATGAGGAAAGCCG GGTTTGCCTTCCCAGATTGGGCCTACAAACCGGAGTCATCCCCTGGCTCCAGGCAGATCCAGCTGTGGCACTTTATCCTGGAGCTGCTTCGGAAAGAGGAGTACCAGGGCGTCATCGCTTGGCAGGGGGACTACGGGGAGTTTGTCATCAAGGACCCTGATGAAGTGGCTCGCCTCTGGGGGGTCCGCAAGTGCAAACCCCAGATGAACTATGACAAGCTGAGCCGGGCTTTGCG CTATTATTACAACAAGCGCATTCTACACAAGACCAAGGGGAAACGGTTCACCTACAAGTTCAACTTCAACAAACTGGTGCTGGTCAATTACCCTTTCATCGATATGGGGCTGGCTG GGGGTGCAGTTCCCCAAAGCGCCCCACCAGTGCCATCAGGCGGCAGCCATTTCCGCTTCCCTCCCTCAACACCCTCTGAGGTGCTGTCCCCCACTGAGGATCCCCGATCTCCACCGGCTTGTTCTTCAtcatcctcttctctcttctctgctgtGGTTGCCCGACGCCTGGGCCGAGGCTCAGTCAGTGACTGTAGTGATGGCACCTCAGAGCTGGAGGAGCCTCTGGGAGAGGACCCCAGGGCACGACCACCTGGCCCTCCGGAGCTGGGTGCCTTCCGAGGGCCCCCCCTGGCCCGCCTCCCGCATGACCCTGGTGTCTTCCGTGTCTATCCTCGGCCCCGGGGTGGTCCTGAACCCCTGAGTCCCTTCCCTGTGTCACCTTTGGCTGGGCCTGGCTCCCTTCTACCCCCTCAGCTCTCCCCAGCTCTGCCCATGACTCCCACCCACCTGGCCTACACACCCTCACCCACGCTGAGTCCTATGTACCCCAGTGGTGGTGGGGGCCCTAGTGGCTCAGGGGGAGGTTCCCACTTCTCCTTCAGTCCTGAGGACATGAAACGGTACCTGCAGGCCCACACCCAAAGCGTCTACAACTACCACCTCAGTCCCCGCGCCTTCCTGCACTACCCAGGGCTGGTGGTGCCCCAGCCTCAGCGCCCTGACAAGTGCCCACTGCCGCCCATGGCACCGGAGACCCCGCCGGTCCCCTCCTCAGCctcgtcttcctcttcctcctcttcatccccGTTCAAGTTTAAGCTGCAGCCACCCCCGCTAGGACGCCGGCAGCGGgcagctggagagaaggctctagGAGGCACTGACAAGAGCAGTGGTGGCAGTGGCTCGGGTGGACTGGCTGAGGGGGCAGGTGCAGTAGCTCCCCCACCGCCACCACCCCAGATTAAGGTGGAGCCCATCTCAGAAGGAGAGTCGGAGGAGGTGGAGGTGACTGACATCAGTGACGAAGATGAGGAAGATGGGGAGGTGTTCAAGACTCCCCGTGCCCCGCCTGCACCCCCCAAGCCAGAGCCCGGAGAGGCACCGGGGGTGGCCCAGTGCATGCCCCTTAAACTGCGCTTTAAGCGGCGCTGGAGTGAAGACTGTCGCCTGGAGGGGGGCGGGTGCCTGTCTGGGGGCCCTGAAGATGAGGGTGAGGACAAGAAGGTGCGTGGGGACGTGGGCCCTGGGGAGTCTGGGGGACCCCTTACCCCACGACGGGTGAGCTCTGACCTCCAGCACGCCACAGCCCAACTCTCCCTGGAGCACCGAGATTCCTGA
- the Erf gene encoding ETS domain-containing transcription factor ERF isoform X2 — translation MNYDKLSRALRYYYNKRILHKTKGKRFTYKFNFNKLVLVNYPFIDMGLAGGAVPQSAPPVPSGGSHFRFPPSTPSEVLSPTEDPRSPPACSSSSSSLFSAVVARRLGRGSVSDCSDGTSELEEPLGEDPRARPPGPPELGAFRGPPLARLPHDPGVFRVYPRPRGGPEPLSPFPVSPLAGPGSLLPPQLSPALPMTPTHLAYTPSPTLSPMYPSGGGGPSGSGGGSHFSFSPEDMKRYLQAHTQSVYNYHLSPRAFLHYPGLVVPQPQRPDKCPLPPMAPETPPVPSSASSSSSSSSSPFKFKLQPPPLGRRQRAAGEKALGGTDKSSGGSGSGGLAEGAGAVAPPPPPPQIKVEPISEGESEEVEVTDISDEDEEDGEVFKTPRAPPAPPKPEPGEAPGVAQCMPLKLRFKRRWSEDCRLEGGGCLSGGPEDEGEDKKVRGDVGPGESGGPLTPRRVSSDLQHATAQLSLEHRDS, via the exons ATGAACTATGACAAGCTGAGCCGGGCTTTGCG CTATTATTACAACAAGCGCATTCTACACAAGACCAAGGGGAAACGGTTCACCTACAAGTTCAACTTCAACAAACTGGTGCTGGTCAATTACCCTTTCATCGATATGGGGCTGGCTG GGGGTGCAGTTCCCCAAAGCGCCCCACCAGTGCCATCAGGCGGCAGCCATTTCCGCTTCCCTCCCTCAACACCCTCTGAGGTGCTGTCCCCCACTGAGGATCCCCGATCTCCACCGGCTTGTTCTTCAtcatcctcttctctcttctctgctgtGGTTGCCCGACGCCTGGGCCGAGGCTCAGTCAGTGACTGTAGTGATGGCACCTCAGAGCTGGAGGAGCCTCTGGGAGAGGACCCCAGGGCACGACCACCTGGCCCTCCGGAGCTGGGTGCCTTCCGAGGGCCCCCCCTGGCCCGCCTCCCGCATGACCCTGGTGTCTTCCGTGTCTATCCTCGGCCCCGGGGTGGTCCTGAACCCCTGAGTCCCTTCCCTGTGTCACCTTTGGCTGGGCCTGGCTCCCTTCTACCCCCTCAGCTCTCCCCAGCTCTGCCCATGACTCCCACCCACCTGGCCTACACACCCTCACCCACGCTGAGTCCTATGTACCCCAGTGGTGGTGGGGGCCCTAGTGGCTCAGGGGGAGGTTCCCACTTCTCCTTCAGTCCTGAGGACATGAAACGGTACCTGCAGGCCCACACCCAAAGCGTCTACAACTACCACCTCAGTCCCCGCGCCTTCCTGCACTACCCAGGGCTGGTGGTGCCCCAGCCTCAGCGCCCTGACAAGTGCCCACTGCCGCCCATGGCACCGGAGACCCCGCCGGTCCCCTCCTCAGCctcgtcttcctcttcctcctcttcatccccGTTCAAGTTTAAGCTGCAGCCACCCCCGCTAGGACGCCGGCAGCGGgcagctggagagaaggctctagGAGGCACTGACAAGAGCAGTGGTGGCAGTGGCTCGGGTGGACTGGCTGAGGGGGCAGGTGCAGTAGCTCCCCCACCGCCACCACCCCAGATTAAGGTGGAGCCCATCTCAGAAGGAGAGTCGGAGGAGGTGGAGGTGACTGACATCAGTGACGAAGATGAGGAAGATGGGGAGGTGTTCAAGACTCCCCGTGCCCCGCCTGCACCCCCCAAGCCAGAGCCCGGAGAGGCACCGGGGGTGGCCCAGTGCATGCCCCTTAAACTGCGCTTTAAGCGGCGCTGGAGTGAAGACTGTCGCCTGGAGGGGGGCGGGTGCCTGTCTGGGGGCCCTGAAGATGAGGGTGAGGACAAGAAGGTGCGTGGGGACGTGGGCCCTGGGGAGTCTGGGGGACCCCTTACCCCACGACGGGTGAGCTCTGACCTCCAGCACGCCACAGCCCAACTCTCCCTGGAGCACCGAGATTCCTGA
- the Erf gene encoding ETS domain-containing transcription factor ERF, with amino-acid sequence MKTPADTGFAFPDWAYKPESSPGSRQIQLWHFILELLRKEEYQGVIAWQGDYGEFVIKDPDEVARLWGVRKCKPQMNYDKLSRALRYYYNKRILHKTKGKRFTYKFNFNKLVLVNYPFIDMGLAGGAVPQSAPPVPSGGSHFRFPPSTPSEVLSPTEDPRSPPACSSSSSSLFSAVVARRLGRGSVSDCSDGTSELEEPLGEDPRARPPGPPELGAFRGPPLARLPHDPGVFRVYPRPRGGPEPLSPFPVSPLAGPGSLLPPQLSPALPMTPTHLAYTPSPTLSPMYPSGGGGPSGSGGGSHFSFSPEDMKRYLQAHTQSVYNYHLSPRAFLHYPGLVVPQPQRPDKCPLPPMAPETPPVPSSASSSSSSSSSPFKFKLQPPPLGRRQRAAGEKALGGTDKSSGGSGSGGLAEGAGAVAPPPPPPQIKVEPISEGESEEVEVTDISDEDEEDGEVFKTPRAPPAPPKPEPGEAPGVAQCMPLKLRFKRRWSEDCRLEGGGCLSGGPEDEGEDKKVRGDVGPGESGGPLTPRRVSSDLQHATAQLSLEHRDS; translated from the exons ATGAAGACCCCGGCGGACAcag GGTTTGCCTTCCCAGATTGGGCCTACAAACCGGAGTCATCCCCTGGCTCCAGGCAGATCCAGCTGTGGCACTTTATCCTGGAGCTGCTTCGGAAAGAGGAGTACCAGGGCGTCATCGCTTGGCAGGGGGACTACGGGGAGTTTGTCATCAAGGACCCTGATGAAGTGGCTCGCCTCTGGGGGGTCCGCAAGTGCAAACCCCAGATGAACTATGACAAGCTGAGCCGGGCTTTGCG CTATTATTACAACAAGCGCATTCTACACAAGACCAAGGGGAAACGGTTCACCTACAAGTTCAACTTCAACAAACTGGTGCTGGTCAATTACCCTTTCATCGATATGGGGCTGGCTG GGGGTGCAGTTCCCCAAAGCGCCCCACCAGTGCCATCAGGCGGCAGCCATTTCCGCTTCCCTCCCTCAACACCCTCTGAGGTGCTGTCCCCCACTGAGGATCCCCGATCTCCACCGGCTTGTTCTTCAtcatcctcttctctcttctctgctgtGGTTGCCCGACGCCTGGGCCGAGGCTCAGTCAGTGACTGTAGTGATGGCACCTCAGAGCTGGAGGAGCCTCTGGGAGAGGACCCCAGGGCACGACCACCTGGCCCTCCGGAGCTGGGTGCCTTCCGAGGGCCCCCCCTGGCCCGCCTCCCGCATGACCCTGGTGTCTTCCGTGTCTATCCTCGGCCCCGGGGTGGTCCTGAACCCCTGAGTCCCTTCCCTGTGTCACCTTTGGCTGGGCCTGGCTCCCTTCTACCCCCTCAGCTCTCCCCAGCTCTGCCCATGACTCCCACCCACCTGGCCTACACACCCTCACCCACGCTGAGTCCTATGTACCCCAGTGGTGGTGGGGGCCCTAGTGGCTCAGGGGGAGGTTCCCACTTCTCCTTCAGTCCTGAGGACATGAAACGGTACCTGCAGGCCCACACCCAAAGCGTCTACAACTACCACCTCAGTCCCCGCGCCTTCCTGCACTACCCAGGGCTGGTGGTGCCCCAGCCTCAGCGCCCTGACAAGTGCCCACTGCCGCCCATGGCACCGGAGACCCCGCCGGTCCCCTCCTCAGCctcgtcttcctcttcctcctcttcatccccGTTCAAGTTTAAGCTGCAGCCACCCCCGCTAGGACGCCGGCAGCGGgcagctggagagaaggctctagGAGGCACTGACAAGAGCAGTGGTGGCAGTGGCTCGGGTGGACTGGCTGAGGGGGCAGGTGCAGTAGCTCCCCCACCGCCACCACCCCAGATTAAGGTGGAGCCCATCTCAGAAGGAGAGTCGGAGGAGGTGGAGGTGACTGACATCAGTGACGAAGATGAGGAAGATGGGGAGGTGTTCAAGACTCCCCGTGCCCCGCCTGCACCCCCCAAGCCAGAGCCCGGAGAGGCACCGGGGGTGGCCCAGTGCATGCCCCTTAAACTGCGCTTTAAGCGGCGCTGGAGTGAAGACTGTCGCCTGGAGGGGGGCGGGTGCCTGTCTGGGGGCCCTGAAGATGAGGGTGAGGACAAGAAGGTGCGTGGGGACGTGGGCCCTGGGGAGTCTGGGGGACCCCTTACCCCACGACGGGTGAGCTCTGACCTCCAGCACGCCACAGCCCAACTCTCCCTGGAGCACCGAGATTCCTGA